Genomic DNA from Syntrophobacterales bacterium:
CTCTTTCGCCAAATATTCTATCGAGAATTATGCCAATTGCCACTCTCAGGGAAAGGTGGTTATAATTGCCTTTTCCCTTGATCGGCATAAGCATTTTATCGCACCTGTCTACCACCTCTTCCGAAAGCCCCCATCCTGTCCCAAAAAGGATAAGAACGGGCCGATCTCCAGTCTCCATGCGGAGGAACAACTCGTCCGGGCTTATTGTCTTTCCTTGCCTCTCTCTTGAAGAGGTACCCACTATTAGTGGATCGCTCTTGATGTCGTGGACCATTGAATTAAAATCGCTGACGACTCTGACTTTTTTCAGGGCTTCACTTCTCCCGGGATTATACGTGGCCCCGTATCCATTAAGCCAGTGGTCCACCAGCTTGCCGACAATTTCCCTCTGTTTTGCGAGAGGAGTAACAATATAGCATAAACCAATATCAAATGTCATACAAGTTCGCGCAATGTCATGTATTTCAAGATTAGTCACACTTGTGGCCACAATCGCGCCGTTCTTATCATACACGGGATAGTGAATTACCGCTATGCTAACGTTATTCATGGATGTCCTCCATGGTTTTCCGGATGAAGCCTTCGTCCTCTTCCGTTGGAATGAATCTCTCCATCAGGTCGGGGCGCTTCAGTATCGTCTTCTTTATAGCTTCCTGTCTCCGCCATTTTCTTATCTCTTCATGATTGCCTGAAAGAAGCACTGGTGGAACGGCCATATCCTCCCATTCTTCCGGCCTCGTATACTGGGGGTACTCAAGCAGATGCTCGTGGAAGCTCTCGCTGACGGCGGATTGTTCATTGCCCAATACTCCCGGGATGCACCGAGAAATGGCGTCTATCAGCACCAGGGCTGCCACTTCGCCCCCCGACAAAATATAGTCTCCTATCGAAATTTCTTCGTCCACGAAAGTGAGCACCCTTTCGTCCACGCCTTCGTAGCGGCCACAGATCAGACTCACATGTGACAACATGGAAAACCGTTCCGCCATAGACTGGTCGAATATTCTGCCCTGGGGCGTAAGCAGTATGGTTTTTGATCTCCCTAAGTTTTTTTCCACATAATCTACGGCACGATGAATAGGCCCTACCTTCATGACCATGCCAGGACCTCCACCATACGAACTGTCATCACATGTCTTGTGAATGTCCTCGGCAAAATCTCGTATATTCACTATGTTGAACTGCAGAATTCCTTTGTCCGCAGCTTTCTTAATGATGCTCTCTTGGAGCGGCGATGCAAATAGACCGGGGAACAGCGTAAAAATGGTGAAGATCATGAGACAGTAGCGCTCCCGTCGACTATGATCGACGAACCTTCAAGATCTATTTTCAAGACAACTTCTTCAATGAGGGGTATGAACAGTTCTTCATCGCCGACCGACACGGTCAGCAGGTCATTTGCTTTCGTATGAACTATAGACTTCACTTTCCCGATCCTGTCGCCCTTCCGGTCTGTTACGTCGAGACCGACTAATTGATAATCATAGTATTCGTGCGATTCTAAACGAGGAAGGTCCATCTCTCTTACGAACAACTCCTTGTTCACGAGAGGGAAGACTTCCTCAGGGCTTTCCAATCCTTTAAATTTGATGTAGAACAGACCCTTTTGGAACCTTTTTCCTGTTACCTCAAGTTCCTCGTAAAGGTCATCTTTCCTGTGAAACAGAGAGCTATATCTCAGAAAATTTTCCTTTACCTCGTTGTAATATCTGAATCTTATCTCACCCTTTATGCCGTAGGTTCCAAGCGCCCTACCGACAGAAATGTATTCCATTACTCAATTATTTCCAGTACCGCCCTTTTCTTCACTTTTGTTGAAGCTGTACTTAAGATGGTTCGCATTGCCCTCGCAGTCCTGCCCTGTTTACCAATCACCTTCCCAAGATCGTCTTTGGAAACATTTAATTCTATCACGGATGTTTTCTCGCCTTCAATTTCGGAGACTTTAACTTGATCGGGATTGTCCACCAATGCCTTTGCGATGTATTCGATTAACTCTTTCAACACGATCCCACCTCCATGATGATTTATTATGCTGGCTCTTTGAACATTCCTTCCCTCTGAAATAGATTCTCAACGGTCTTTGTGGGCCTTGCTCCTTTTGTGTACCAAGCCTTGATCTTTTCTTTATCGAGTGTTATCTGTATTGGATCCTTGAGAGGGTCGTATGTGCCCACGTTTTCGATGAATCTCCCGTCTCTCGGGGACCTGCTGTCAGCTACTATAATTCTGTAAAATGGTTTCTTCTTTGAACCGTATCTTGCTAACCTGAATTTGACTGCCAAACTGTCACCTCCTATTTTAATAATAACTGCTTTTGAAGACCTTTCAAACCACCTTTTGTAAATTTTTTCATCATCTTTTTGGTTTCCATGAATTTTTTCATGAGATCGTTCACGTCCTGAACTTTAGTCCCGCTGCCTTTAGAGATCCTTATTCTTCGGCTTCCGTCGATGATATTGGGATTAAGACGCTCCTTCCGGGTCATGGAATTGATTATGGCCTCAATCTTTTTCATGTCTTTCTCGGCCGCTCCGAAGTCTATCGCCCCTTTCATTTTGTTGAGGCCCGGGATCATGTTGAGGATTGACTCCATTGATCCGAGTTTCTTCATCTGCTTCAACTGATTTTTGAAATCCTCAAGGGTGAATTCATCTTTCCTGATCTTCCTCTCAAGTTCCTTGGCGTTTTTTTCATCAAAAACATCCTGCGCTTTCTCTACAAGGGAGACCACGTCTCCCATGCCGAGTATTCTGGATGCCATCCTTTCCGGATAAAAAGCTTCCAAAGCGTCGAGTTTTTCACCCATCCCGACAAACTTTATCGGCTTGCCTGTCACCGCTTTTATAGAAATGGCGGCGCCACCTCTCGTGTCTCCATCAAGCTTGGTGAGAATAATACCGTCTACCCCCACCTTCTCGTTGAAAGTTCCAGCAATGCTAACTGCGTCCTGACCGGTCATTGAATCAAGGACGAGAATGGTTTCTCGAGGGTTCAGGAATTTCTTTTGTTCCACTATTTCTCGGACCATTCCGTCATCAATGTGGAGCCGACCGGCGGTATCAACGATCATGGTGTCAAACCCGTTCTTCATAGCATATGCCTTGGACTCCCTGCAGATGGCGAGAGGGTCTTTGACATCCTTAAGATAAAATGCAGCTACGTTGATCTGGTTGCCCAGTTTGATCAACTGGTCGATAGCTGCAGGTCTGTACACATCCGTTGCAACCAGAAGGGGTTTTCTCCCTTTTTTCCTGAGCATGAGGGCAAGTTTTCCTGCTGTGGTCGTCTTTCCTGAACCTTGAAGGCCGAGAAGGAGAATGGCTACGGGAGGAGACCCTGCCACATCAAGGGGTTTGTTGGTACTGCCCAGAAGTTCGCACAATTCGTCAAAGACAATCTTTACGAATTGCTGCCCGGGGGTTATGCTTGAGAGTACTTCTTCGCCGAGCACCTTCTCTTTGACTTTGTCGAGAAAATTCTTGGCGACTTTATAATTGACATCCGCCTCAAGGAGAGCAATCCTCACCTCCCTCAGGGAATCCTTTATGTTTGCCTCTGAAAGTTTCCCGTAGCCTCTGAGTTTTTTAAATGTACTTTCTAATCTTTCCTGTAATTTCTCAAACATAGCCTAATAACATAATAGAAAATAGGGTAATAGTCAACTGAAACGGCGCAGGCGCACTTCAGACAAACCGTACCAGTCATATTTCTGTTTAAACAAGCCTTCCAATAGGAAACTAAGGACATCATTGGAACGAAGCATCTGGGATCCCACGCCTTCCTGTAAGGTGCTGCTTAAAGCACCTGTTTTTGGTTGTCTTTAGCTCCCGATATATTAGAATAAGGAGAATGAGGCTATTTTACAAAGGCTGCTGGGTGGCGTCAATTAGATTTTATGGCGTGTAGGTCTCTATTGTATCCGGCAATGGCACGCGTGTAACCAGCAGTCAGACCTTGCTTTGTCTATGTTTATAATATTTTTCAATATCGGGTGCCTTTCCTTTGGCTCCATCAAGCCCGTTATAGACCCGCAACCGGACAAGTTCCCAGTGGCGTGGATCAAGGATATTGAGGTACTCCTGAGAGCCCAGCCTTTTCATCTATGCCGAGGGCAATATTCATATTTTGGATGGCCTGGCCTGATGCCCCCTTCACGAGATTG
This window encodes:
- a CDS encoding RNA methyltransferase: MNNVSIAVIHYPVYDKNGAIVATSVTNLEIHDIARTCMTFDIGLCYIVTPLAKQREIVGKLVDHWLNGYGATYNPGRSEALKKVRVVSDFNSMVHDIKSDPLIVGTSSRERQGKTISPDELFLRMETGDRPVLILFGTGWGLSEEVVDRCDKMLMPIKGKGNYNHLSLRVAIGIILDRIFGERGGWDERDN
- the trmD gene encoding tRNA (guanosine(37)-N1)-methyltransferase TrmD; protein product: MIFTIFTLFPGLFASPLQESIIKKAADKGILQFNIVNIRDFAEDIHKTCDDSSYGGGPGMVMKVGPIHRAVDYVEKNLGRSKTILLTPQGRIFDQSMAERFSMLSHVSLICGRYEGVDERVLTFVDEEISIGDYILSGGEVAALVLIDAISRCIPGVLGNEQSAVSESFHEHLLEYPQYTRPEEWEDMAVPPVLLSGNHEEIRKWRRQEAIKKTILKRPDLMERFIPTEEDEGFIRKTMEDIHE
- the rimM gene encoding ribosome maturation factor RimM (Essential for efficient processing of 16S rRNA); the encoded protein is MEYISVGRALGTYGIKGEIRFRYYNEVKENFLRYSSLFHRKDDLYEELEVTGKRFQKGLFYIKFKGLESPEEVFPLVNKELFVREMDLPRLESHEYYDYQLVGLDVTDRKGDRIGKVKSIVHTKANDLLTVSVGDEELFIPLIEEVVLKIDLEGSSIIVDGSATVS
- a CDS encoding KH domain-containing protein, whose protein sequence is MLKELIEYIAKALVDNPDQVKVSEIEGEKTSVIELNVSKDDLGKVIGKQGRTARAMRTILSTASTKVKKRAVLEIIE
- the rpsP gene encoding 30S ribosomal protein S16: MAVKFRLARYGSKKKPFYRIIVADSRSPRDGRFIENVGTYDPLKDPIQITLDKEKIKAWYTKGARPTKTVENLFQREGMFKEPA
- the ffh gene encoding signal recognition particle protein — its product is MFEKLQERLESTFKKLRGYGKLSEANIKDSLREVRIALLEADVNYKVAKNFLDKVKEKVLGEEVLSSITPGQQFVKIVFDELCELLGSTNKPLDVAGSPPVAILLLGLQGSGKTTTAGKLALMLRKKGRKPLLVATDVYRPAAIDQLIKLGNQINVAAFYLKDVKDPLAICRESKAYAMKNGFDTMIVDTAGRLHIDDGMVREIVEQKKFLNPRETILVLDSMTGQDAVSIAGTFNEKVGVDGIILTKLDGDTRGGAAISIKAVTGKPIKFVGMGEKLDALEAFYPERMASRILGMGDVVSLVEKAQDVFDEKNAKELERKIRKDEFTLEDFKNQLKQMKKLGSMESILNMIPGLNKMKGAIDFGAAEKDMKKIEAIINSMTRKERLNPNIIDGSRRIRISKGSGTKVQDVNDLMKKFMETKKMMKKFTKGGLKGLQKQLLLK